From a single Adhaeribacter swui genomic region:
- a CDS encoding SDR family oxidoreductase — protein sequence MSKLHNKVVVITGGNSGIGFGIAEAFEKEGAVGTITGRNEATLNQAIEALGTNFIGIKGDVTNFHDLENIFRKTFEQFGKIDALVVNAGGIVDGMPLAAITSVTEDNYDRYMDLNLKSVYFTVQKSLPYLNDGASIILIGSSAAHRAAPGMAIYGAAKAAIISLAKGLSLDLLPRKIRVNTLSPGSIDTPVFGKIVPPEQLEQVKQLWVDITPVGRQGLPSDIGNAAVFLASDDSAFIVGTEILSDGGLTNISLMK from the coding sequence ATGAGCAAATTACATAACAAGGTAGTGGTTATTACCGGCGGTAATAGCGGCATTGGTTTCGGTATTGCCGAAGCGTTCGAGAAAGAAGGAGCCGTGGGCACCATTACCGGCAGAAACGAGGCAACCTTAAACCAAGCAATAGAAGCGTTAGGAACAAACTTTATCGGTATTAAAGGTGATGTAACCAACTTCCATGATTTAGAAAATATTTTCCGAAAGACCTTTGAGCAATTCGGGAAGATTGATGCATTGGTAGTAAATGCCGGCGGTATTGTAGACGGTATGCCCCTGGCCGCTATTACCAGTGTAACGGAAGACAATTACGACCGCTACATGGATTTAAATTTAAAAAGCGTCTATTTCACGGTACAAAAATCGCTGCCCTATTTAAACGACGGGGCCTCCATTATCCTCATTGGGTCGAGTGCAGCGCACCGGGCTGCTCCCGGAATGGCCATTTACGGAGCAGCCAAAGCCGCTATTATTTCATTAGCCAAAGGATTGTCGCTGGATTTGTTACCCAGAAAAATCCGGGTAAACACTTTGTCGCCGGGTTCTATTGATACGCCGGTTTTCGGGAAAATAGTACCCCCGGAACAACTGGAGCAAGTAAAACAATTGTGGGTAGATATTACCCCGGTGGGCCGGCAAGGACTTCCTTCGGATATAGGCAATGCGGCGGTGTTTCTGGCTTCGGACGATTCCGCTTTTATTGTGGGTACCGAAATTCTATCAGACGGTGGTCTCACCAATATCAGTTTGATGAAATAA
- a CDS encoding SRPBCC family protein, whose protein sequence is MATENKTKITIEATVQAPVEKVWELWSTPEHIVNWNNASEDWYTPTNENDLRVGGKFLSRMEARDGSFGFNFEGTYDDVKEHERIAYTLTDGRKVEINFTGNGNETKVTETFEAEGENSEEMQKSGWQAILDNFKKYVESH, encoded by the coding sequence ATGGCAACAGAAAACAAAACCAAAATTACCATAGAAGCTACCGTGCAGGCTCCCGTTGAAAAAGTTTGGGAACTATGGAGCACCCCCGAACACATCGTTAACTGGAACAACGCTTCCGAAGACTGGTATACCCCCACCAACGAAAACGATTTGCGGGTAGGTGGTAAATTCCTGTCGCGGATGGAAGCCCGCGACGGCAGTTTTGGTTTTAACTTTGAAGGCACCTACGACGACGTAAAAGAACACGAACGGATTGCCTATACTTTAACCGATGGCCGTAAAGTAGAAATTAACTTTACCGGTAACGGCAACGAAACCAAAGTAACAGAAACCTTTGAAGCTGAAGGTGAAAATTCGGAAGAAATGCAAAAGAGCGGCTGGCAGGCCATTCTGGATAATTTTAAAAAATACGTAGAATCGCATTAA
- the dacB gene encoding D-alanyl-D-alanine carboxypeptidase/D-alanyl-D-alanine endopeptidase, which produces MAAIRILFFCIIVCLPGLAWPQNVAAKLATAYQVFTTDAQLQSSLSSVCVLDATTGKVIFEKNSKIGLVPASTQKVITSASAYALLGKNFKFQTSFAYAKNKASLLILPSGDPTLGSWRWVATSENEIIKKISQAVQKAGITTINEFIIQTKNREEGTIPDGWIWQDLGNYYGAGWSPLNWRENQFDVILKSGSQLKSPVSIVRISPAIYNYTLKSELTAAAANSGDQAYIYFPLQAASGTIRGTIPVNQPKFKISGAMPDPMQQFARTLLDTLARNGVKILKNAPVRITKETLPVGYTTLLTLSSPPLDSVIYWLNRKSINLYGEALVKTLAVKKEGTGSTSQGLEFIRDFWKKNGIPNSELNMVDGSGLSPLNRVTTQAQVRVLQYALQQPWFSGFYASLPQLNNLKMKSGTLHGAKGFCGYHTGRDGHQYLFSFLVNNYNGSAGTLVPKMYKVLDALK; this is translated from the coding sequence GTGGCGGCTATTCGAATATTGTTTTTCTGTATAATTGTTTGTTTACCCGGCCTAGCCTGGCCTCAAAATGTAGCCGCTAAGCTGGCTACGGCCTACCAGGTTTTTACCACCGATGCCCAACTGCAAAGCAGCTTGTCGTCGGTGTGTGTGCTGGATGCTACTACCGGTAAAGTTATTTTTGAGAAGAACAGTAAAATTGGTTTGGTGCCGGCGTCTACGCAAAAAGTAATTACCAGCGCGAGCGCTTACGCCTTACTGGGTAAAAATTTTAAATTTCAGACTAGTTTCGCCTACGCCAAAAACAAGGCTTCGCTTCTTATTTTGCCTAGCGGCGATCCTACTTTGGGCAGCTGGCGCTGGGTTGCTACCTCCGAAAATGAAATAATTAAAAAAATCAGCCAAGCGGTTCAAAAAGCCGGTATTACTACCATTAACGAGTTTATTATTCAAACTAAAAACCGGGAAGAAGGTACTATACCGGATGGTTGGATCTGGCAGGATTTGGGCAATTACTACGGGGCCGGCTGGAGCCCGCTAAACTGGCGCGAAAATCAGTTTGATGTTATTTTAAAATCGGGCAGTCAGTTAAAAAGTCCGGTAAGCATTGTGCGCATTTCGCCGGCTATTTACAACTATACCTTAAAATCCGAACTAACCGCTGCGGCGGCTAATTCCGGCGATCAGGCCTACATCTATTTCCCGCTACAGGCCGCTTCCGGAACTATCCGGGGTACCATTCCGGTAAATCAGCCTAAATTTAAAATTTCGGGAGCCATGCCGGACCCCATGCAGCAATTTGCCCGCACCTTACTCGATACTTTGGCTCGTAACGGCGTCAAAATTTTAAAAAATGCGCCCGTCCGGATTACCAAGGAGACCTTACCGGTTGGTTATACCACCTTGTTAACGCTATCTTCGCCACCGCTGGATAGTGTGATTTACTGGTTAAACCGCAAAAGCATTAATCTGTACGGGGAAGCTTTAGTTAAAACTTTGGCAGTAAAAAAAGAAGGAACTGGTTCCACCAGTCAGGGCCTGGAATTTATCCGCGATTTCTGGAAAAAGAACGGCATCCCTAATTCGGAGTTAAATATGGTAGATGGTTCCGGGCTTTCGCCCTTAAACCGCGTAACTACGCAGGCCCAGGTTCGGGTTTTACAATATGCCCTACAACAACCCTGGTTCTCGGGCTTCTACGCCTCTTTGCCGCAGTTAAATAATTTAAAAATGAAAAGTGGTACGCTGCACGGCGCTAAAGGATTTTGTGGTTACCATACAGGTCGGGATGGCCATCAGTACCTGTTTTCTTTTCTGGTAAACAATTACAATGGCTCGGCTGGTACTTTGGTGCCTAAAATGTACAAAGTGTTGGATGCTTTGAAATAA
- a CDS encoding DMP19 family protein gives MDKKRRQELKKEYKQEQKKSDPVLMFLSELDQKIHQITNINTQQINKWADEELEQNIVYYVYNRFKEAGKPPKGKNLMEWERSVLQTLPTGVQAVFATHLFESDLSLNGSYWDFFYQNNGAFAVDTLNGYRLMDNRKMVEVLEQCLGTYLKMRKRGEIEEFMGVPHNWNIAEEYFITKNTKDFDDLDKEYDAERLKLAAYLKQKKIQFIRENKGLFITEN, from the coding sequence GTGGATAAAAAAAGAAGACAAGAGTTAAAAAAGGAATATAAGCAGGAACAGAAAAAATCTGATCCTGTTTTAATGTTTCTGTCGGAATTAGATCAGAAAATACATCAAATCACAAACATAAATACCCAGCAAATTAACAAATGGGCTGACGAAGAGCTAGAGCAAAATATAGTATATTACGTTTACAACAGGTTTAAGGAAGCAGGCAAGCCACCTAAGGGCAAGAACCTGATGGAATGGGAACGGTCAGTTTTGCAAACTCTACCAACTGGCGTACAAGCCGTATTTGCCACACATCTTTTTGAAAGTGACCTAAGTCTTAATGGTAGCTATTGGGACTTCTTTTACCAGAATAACGGAGCTTTTGCTGTTGATACCCTCAATGGCTATCGACTAATGGACAATAGGAAGATGGTAGAAGTACTGGAGCAATGCCTGGGAACTTATCTAAAAATGAGAAAACGCGGAGAAATAGAAGAATTTATGGGCGTGCCTCACAATTGGAATATAGCAGAGGAATATTTTATTACAAAAAACACCAAAGACTTTGATGATTTAGATAAAGAATATGATGCGGAAAGGCTTAAGCTTGCAGCATATTTAAAACAGAAAAAGATTCAGTTCATCAGAGAAAACAAAGGTTTGTTTATCACTGAAAATTAA
- a CDS encoding winged helix-turn-helix transcriptional regulator: MMECQVKEFQKEHKKEMRAIQDSMDVLNGKWKIAVISSICYYNKRRFSDILNDVAGISNKMLSKELKELEVNKLIKRTVLDTQPITVQYELTEHGKTLQTIINNLTAWGIEHRKKIIGE, encoded by the coding sequence ATGATGGAGTGCCAGGTAAAAGAATTTCAAAAGGAACATAAAAAAGAAATGCGGGCGATCCAGGATTCGATGGACGTGCTCAATGGGAAATGGAAAATAGCCGTTATCTCCTCTATTTGTTATTATAACAAAAGACGATTTTCCGACATTTTAAATGATGTAGCCGGTATTTCGAACAAAATGCTGAGCAAGGAATTAAAGGAATTGGAAGTAAATAAATTGATAAAACGTACTGTTCTGGATACGCAACCTATTACCGTGCAGTATGAGCTCACCGAACACGGCAAAACGTTGCAGACGATTATTAATAATCTTACCGCCTGGGGAATAGAACACCGCAAGAAAATTATCGGGGAATAA
- a CDS encoding ester cyclase: MDILEQNKSVVRQFNKEVIEQGNRETFNTLIDPDFINQTAPPTANGADGMWNTFYNILRPAFPDLKVEIYDQIAENDKVTTRKAIVGTHQGVLMGIEPTGKQIKIDVIDIVRLKDGKYLEHWGINTLQSILMELKKV, from the coding sequence ATGGATATTTTAGAACAAAACAAATCAGTAGTAAGGCAATTCAACAAGGAAGTTATTGAACAAGGCAATCGGGAAACGTTCAATACCCTTATAGATCCTGATTTCATAAACCAAACCGCACCGCCAACCGCTAATGGTGCCGACGGAATGTGGAATACTTTTTATAATATTTTGAGACCTGCCTTTCCTGACTTGAAAGTAGAAATCTATGACCAAATTGCAGAGAACGATAAAGTTACCACTCGAAAAGCAATTGTTGGAACACACCAAGGTGTGCTGATGGGAATAGAACCTACCGGCAAACAAATTAAAATTGACGTAATTGACATAGTAAGGCTGAAAGACGGAAAATACCTGGAGCATTGGGGGATTAACACCTTACAGTCTATTCTTATGGAACTTAAAAAAGTATGA
- a CDS encoding GNAT family N-acetyltransferase produces MQNLPVAIAPYHEKFKNQLITIWEKSVKATHHFLKPGDIAFYKEILKNTDFTTFQVYCLMQGDRVLGFLGVADGKLEMLFLDPDYIGQGFGKKLMLFALQKLQVNRVDVNEQNTAAVQFYRNFNFVPFNRTEKDATGKDYPILEMKLERGLKETM; encoded by the coding sequence GTGCAAAATTTACCGGTTGCCATAGCTCCGTACCACGAAAAATTTAAAAATCAGCTAATTACCATATGGGAAAAATCAGTAAAGGCTACCCACCATTTCTTAAAACCCGGCGATATTGCTTTTTATAAAGAAATTTTAAAAAATACTGATTTTACGACTTTTCAGGTTTATTGCCTGATGCAGGGCGATAGGGTTTTAGGTTTTTTAGGTGTAGCCGATGGTAAACTGGAAATGTTGTTTTTAGATCCGGATTATATTGGCCAGGGATTCGGTAAAAAGCTGATGCTTTTTGCTTTACAAAAACTCCAGGTAAACCGCGTCGACGTGAATGAACAAAATACCGCAGCCGTACAGTTTTACCGTAATTTTAATTTTGTACCTTTTAACCGCACCGAAAAAGATGCCACCGGGAAAGATTACCCTATTCTGGAAATGAAATTAGAGCGCGGTTTAAAGGAAACAATGTAA
- a CDS encoding DinB family protein, translated as MILKRKFTIDFGRASDHALDYLIGILEDARITTLQTIAKIPPAALDWQYQPGWNTIGALLAHITALEHYFRIEFVEGRKLTAEENQKWLPALDMGPYLPQLIKNHPPETYQKELTEARQMLLAALQELTFEQFTQKIEEYDPDTGCNLAWALYHMVEDEIYHRGQISIIRKLYLVSTSNETM; from the coding sequence TTGATTTTAAAAAGAAAGTTTACTATTGATTTTGGGCGAGCTTCGGATCATGCCCTCGATTACCTCATCGGCATTCTGGAAGATGCCCGGATTACCACTTTACAGACTATCGCCAAAATACCACCCGCGGCGCTGGATTGGCAATACCAACCGGGCTGGAATACCATTGGCGCCTTGTTAGCGCATATCACCGCTTTAGAGCATTATTTCCGGATTGAGTTTGTAGAAGGCCGGAAGCTAACCGCAGAAGAAAACCAAAAATGGCTACCCGCCCTGGACATGGGGCCTTACCTGCCGCAGTTAATCAAGAATCACCCCCCGGAAACGTACCAGAAAGAGCTAACCGAAGCCCGGCAGATGCTTTTAGCTGCTTTGCAAGAACTAACCTTTGAGCAATTCACGCAAAAGATCGAAGAGTACGATCCGGATACCGGTTGCAACCTGGCCTGGGCATTATACCACATGGTAGAAGACGAAATTTACCACCGTGGTCAAATCAGTATCATTCGCAAGCTTTATCTGGTTAGCACCTCTAACGAAACTATGTAA
- a CDS encoding phytanoyl-CoA dioxygenase family protein, with protein MSDFLSKKEIEQFIQDGYVRLDSAFTKEIANAALDILWNDLPCDRSNPSTWTEPVIRLGMYTQEPFVESVNTLKLHNAFNQLIGKDRWLPCRNVGTFPIRFPSDKQPNDTGKHVDASFPGNDPNNYFEWRVNVKSKGRALLMLILYSDVSENDAPTIIYKGSHLDMAKLLSKEGDLGLSFMELANKLDALPQREEVYATGKAGTVYLCHPFLVHAAQPHKGSTPKFMAQPPLLLRGELSISDSEVGYTPVEKAIRLALD; from the coding sequence ATGTCAGACTTTTTAAGTAAAAAGGAAATAGAGCAATTTATTCAGGACGGTTATGTGCGCCTGGATAGCGCCTTTACTAAGGAAATTGCTAATGCTGCTTTAGATATTCTATGGAATGACCTGCCTTGCGACAGGTCAAATCCATCGACCTGGACGGAGCCCGTTATTCGTTTGGGGATGTACACCCAGGAACCTTTTGTGGAGTCCGTAAATACGCTGAAGCTGCATAATGCTTTTAACCAATTAATTGGTAAAGACAGATGGCTTCCTTGTCGGAATGTAGGAACGTTTCCAATTAGGTTTCCATCGGATAAACAGCCTAATGACACCGGCAAACACGTAGATGCCAGTTTTCCGGGTAATGACCCGAACAACTATTTTGAATGGCGGGTCAATGTCAAATCAAAAGGCCGGGCCTTATTAATGTTAATTTTGTATTCGGATGTTAGCGAAAATGATGCCCCAACAATCATTTATAAAGGCTCTCACTTGGACATGGCAAAACTATTGTCTAAAGAGGGTGATTTAGGCCTTTCTTTTATGGAACTGGCAAACAAGTTAGATGCATTGCCCCAAAGAGAGGAAGTTTATGCCACTGGTAAGGCGGGAACGGTTTACCTATGCCACCCATTTCTGGTTCATGCTGCTCAACCGCACAAAGGAAGTACTCCTAAGTTTATGGCCCAACCACCCTTGTTGTTAAGGGGTGAATTATCAATTTCAGATTCTGAAGTCGGCTATACTCCCGTGGAAAAGGCTATTCGCTTAGCGTTAGATTAA
- a CDS encoding DUF6756 family protein → MNGFQDNLIKLANMLAIPVDEFAPIGIHEWPSIMKKIEATFIIKKNSNTKFNWWWEHLKGEPFGVNAGDTKPFEYLPQLIDEKEKIWFVACDSYRDFSKFWLFQGYIKSIKKILQNHYSFEYYLISKKYEWLLCVNNHDKLIGVGSIVAKIKEQKFE, encoded by the coding sequence ATGAACGGCTTTCAAGATAATCTAATTAAACTGGCAAATATGTTAGCCATTCCGGTTGATGAATTTGCCCCAATTGGAATTCATGAATGGCCCTCGATCATGAAGAAAATTGAGGCTACTTTTATCATCAAAAAGAATTCTAATACAAAATTTAACTGGTGGTGGGAACATTTAAAAGGTGAACCCTTCGGAGTAAATGCAGGTGATACGAAGCCTTTTGAATACTTACCTCAATTGATTGATGAAAAGGAAAAAATATGGTTTGTGGCTTGTGATTCTTACCGGGACTTCAGTAAATTCTGGCTCTTTCAAGGATATATCAAGTCCATTAAAAAAATCCTGCAAAATCATTACAGCTTTGAATACTATCTGATTTCCAAAAAGTACGAATGGTTATTATGTGTGAATAATCATGATAAATTAATTGGAGTAGGAAGCATAGTGGCTAAAATTAAAGAACAAAAATTTGAATAG
- a CDS encoding SDR family NAD(P)-dependent oxidoreductase yields MAGLKKANGARVVNVSSLGHQFAPFDFEDPNFENREYETLAGYGQSKTAINLFSLELDNRAKDFQVRAYSLHPGNIMGTELAREASPEIFHQLGLSDEKGDFLPEFAASLKTIPQGAATTIWCATSPLLNNLGGVYCEDADVAGLATAEGISDGVKPYAVDETNAKRLWDLTEEMLGITFNVD; encoded by the coding sequence ATGGCCGGCCTTAAAAAAGCGAATGGCGCCAGAGTAGTAAATGTATCTTCGCTCGGGCACCAGTTTGCCCCTTTTGATTTTGAAGACCCGAATTTTGAAAACCGGGAGTACGAAACTTTAGCGGGTTACGGACAATCCAAAACCGCTATAAATTTGTTTTCGTTGGAATTAGATAATCGGGCCAAAGATTTTCAGGTAAGAGCTTACTCCTTGCATCCCGGTAACATAATGGGTACCGAATTAGCCCGCGAAGCTTCTCCCGAGATATTTCATCAACTGGGCTTAAGCGATGAAAAGGGTGATTTTTTACCGGAATTTGCCGCCTCCCTTAAAACTATTCCGCAAGGAGCTGCAACCACTATTTGGTGCGCTACCAGCCCCTTGCTCAACAACCTGGGCGGCGTGTATTGCGAAGATGCTGACGTTGCCGGCTTAGCTACCGCGGAAGGAATAAGCGATGGGGTAAAACCGTATGCGGTAGATGAAACTAATGCCAAGCGCCTGTGGGATTTAACCGAAGAAATGCTGGGTATTACTTTTAACGTTGATTAA
- a CDS encoding SDR family NAD(P)-dependent oxidoreductase — translation MENNNYNGAWQKPLGSGFHAKSTASEVIQGIDLTGKVAIVTGGYTGIGLETTQTLAAAGATVIVPARSMQKAQQNLAGIANVELAEMDLMDHTSIDRFAAEFLASGRPLHLLINNAGIMFVPLRRDNRGFESQLVTNYLAPFQLTARLWPALKKRMAPE, via the coding sequence ATGGAAAATAATAATTATAACGGAGCCTGGCAAAAACCACTGGGCTCCGGCTTTCATGCCAAATCAACGGCCAGCGAAGTAATCCAGGGAATTGACCTGACCGGGAAAGTTGCGATTGTAACTGGCGGTTACACCGGTATTGGTTTAGAAACCACCCAAACGCTGGCGGCAGCCGGCGCCACTGTAATTGTGCCCGCCCGAAGTATGCAAAAAGCCCAGCAAAATTTAGCCGGCATAGCCAACGTGGAGTTAGCCGAAATGGATTTAATGGACCATACTTCCATAGATCGGTTTGCCGCTGAATTTTTGGCTTCGGGTAGGCCCTTGCATTTACTTATAAATAACGCCGGTATTATGTTTGTGCCGCTACGTCGTGATAACCGGGGTTTTGAATCGCAGCTGGTAACCAATTATTTAGCGCCTTTTCAATTAACGGCCAGGTTATGGCCGGCCTTAAAAAAGCGAATGGCGCCAGAGTAG
- a CDS encoding SDR family NAD(P)-dependent oxidoreductase, whose amino-acid sequence MSKLKNKVAVVTGASKGIGASIAKYFAAEGAKVVVNYASSKEAAEHVVKAITDNGGTAIAVQGDVSKEADVSRLFEETKAVFGTLDVLVNNAGVYLYEPIEQVSAETFHQQFNINVLGSILTIQAALKLFGDKGGNIINISSGASNTPLPTGSVYSATKTALDAFTVALSKEFAGRNIRINSILPGVVETEGSHSAGFIGSAFEAKLVANTPLGRTGQPEDIAKVAVFLASEEAAWITGEKISVSGGIYGL is encoded by the coding sequence ATGAGCAAATTAAAAAATAAAGTAGCCGTGGTAACGGGGGCTTCCAAAGGAATAGGTGCCAGTATTGCCAAATACTTTGCCGCCGAAGGTGCCAAGGTGGTCGTAAATTACGCGTCGAGTAAAGAAGCGGCAGAGCATGTAGTGAAAGCCATTACGGATAATGGCGGAACGGCCATTGCGGTGCAAGGTGATGTATCGAAAGAAGCCGATGTAAGCAGGCTGTTTGAAGAAACAAAAGCTGTTTTTGGTACTTTAGATGTTTTGGTAAACAATGCCGGCGTTTACCTATACGAACCCATTGAACAGGTATCCGCAGAAACTTTTCATCAACAATTTAACATCAATGTTTTAGGGTCTATTCTAACTATTCAGGCCGCGTTAAAACTGTTTGGCGATAAAGGCGGCAATATTATTAACATTAGTTCCGGGGCCAGTAATACGCCTTTGCCCACCGGGTCGGTTTATTCTGCTACCAAAACGGCTTTAGATGCCTTTACCGTTGCTTTGTCGAAAGAATTTGCCGGCCGAAATATCCGCATTAATTCTATTCTGCCCGGGGTGGTAGAAACCGAAGGTTCGCACAGTGCCGGCTTTATCGGGAGTGCGTTCGAAGCAAAATTAGTAGCCAACACGCCGCTCGGCCGTACCGGTCAGCCCGAAGATATTGCCAAAGTAGCGGTGTTTCTGGCCTCCGAGGAGGCAGCCTGGATTACCGGCGAGAAGATCTCTGTTTCGGGCGGTATTTACGGTTTATAA
- the uxaC gene encoding glucuronate isomerase produces the protein MNQASFAASPEAIKNGKKFLDENFLLQTKTAQRLYHEFARDMPIIDYHNHLPPEQIARNHQFQNLTQIWLYGDHYKWRAMRTNGVPEAFVTGDKTDYEKFEKWAATVPYTLRNPLYHWTHLELQRYFNVHDVLSEQNAREIYETCTAQLQTPEYAVRPLLRRMNVETVCTTDDPLDSLEYHQQIKQDNFEIKVLPAFRPDKAMQAEDVPALAAYIQRLEALTNTNIDSYDAYLTALKQRHDYFAQNGCKVSDHGLEQLYAEEYTAAEIAQIFKKIKNQQALTPQEILQFKSDMLFQFALWDHEKGWVQQYHLGALRNNNPRMLRQLGPDTGWDSIGDFRQAQALSKFLARLDSEDRLAKTILYNLNPADNELMATMVGNFNDGSVPGKIQFGSGWWFLDQKDGMIKQINALSNMGLLSRFVGMLTDSRSFLSFPRHEYFRRILCNLFGDDVENGELPNDLPWIGKVIQDICYYNAKNYFNF, from the coding sequence ATGAACCAGGCATCCTTCGCGGCTTCTCCGGAAGCAATTAAAAACGGGAAAAAGTTTTTAGACGAGAATTTTTTATTGCAAACCAAAACGGCCCAACGCCTGTACCACGAGTTTGCCCGGGATATGCCCATTATTGATTACCACAACCACTTGCCGCCCGAGCAAATTGCCCGCAATCACCAGTTTCAAAATCTAACGCAAATCTGGCTGTACGGCGACCATTACAAGTGGCGGGCCATGCGCACCAACGGCGTGCCCGAGGCGTTTGTTACCGGCGATAAAACAGATTACGAAAAATTTGAAAAATGGGCCGCTACCGTGCCGTACACGCTGCGCAACCCCCTGTACCACTGGACGCATCTGGAGCTGCAGCGCTATTTTAACGTGCACGATGTTTTATCGGAGCAAAACGCCCGCGAAATTTACGAAACCTGTACCGCCCAACTGCAAACCCCGGAATACGCGGTGCGCCCACTCTTGCGCCGCATGAACGTAGAAACCGTATGCACCACCGACGACCCGCTGGACTCCCTGGAATACCACCAGCAAATAAAACAAGACAACTTCGAGATAAAAGTATTGCCCGCTTTCCGGCCCGATAAAGCCATGCAGGCCGAAGATGTACCCGCCCTTGCGGCTTACATTCAAAGGCTGGAAGCGCTCACCAACACCAATATTGATTCGTACGATGCGTACCTGACGGCTTTAAAACAACGCCACGATTATTTTGCCCAGAATGGGTGTAAAGTATCCGATCACGGTTTGGAGCAACTGTACGCCGAAGAGTATACCGCTGCGGAAATAGCGCAAATTTTTAAAAAAATTAAAAACCAGCAGGCGCTTACGCCGCAAGAAATACTGCAGTTTAAGTCGGATATGTTGTTTCAGTTTGCCCTCTGGGACCACGAGAAAGGCTGGGTGCAGCAATACCATTTAGGCGCTTTGCGCAACAACAATCCGCGCATGTTACGCCAATTAGGCCCCGATACCGGCTGGGATTCTATCGGCGATTTCCGGCAAGCCCAGGCTTTATCTAAATTTCTGGCCCGCCTCGACAGCGAAGACCGGCTGGCTAAAACCATTCTGTATAACCTGAACCCCGCCGACAACGAACTTATGGCGACCATGGTGGGCAATTTTAACGACGGTTCCGTGCCCGGTAAAATTCAGTTTGGCTCCGGCTGGTGGTTCCTGGACCAGAAAGACGGCATGATCAAACAAATCAACGCGCTTTCCAACATGGGCTTGCTCAGCCGCTTCGTGGGCATGCTCACCGATTCGCGCAGTTTCCTGTCATTCCCCCGCCACGAGTACTTCCGCCGTATCTTGTGCAACCTGTTCGGAGACGACGTAGAAAACGGCGAACTCCCCAATGACCTGCCCTGGATCGGTAAAGTAATCCAGGATATCTGCTACTACAACGCCAAGAATTATTTTAATTTTTAA
- a CDS encoding NADAR family protein, with protein MIKYNCSWLIQSLEAGKDIKFLYFWGHRPSKNGQITSSCFSQWWEAPFVVANTTYKTAEHWMMAQKALLFGDEQIHDKIVQSKSPGEAKALGRKVKNFDQAIWEKERYPIVVNGNLAKFQQHPDLKAFLLNTKERVLVEASPVDSIWGIGLAADDERASKPEKWEGLNLLGFALMETRDILRNP; from the coding sequence ATGATAAAGTACAACTGTAGCTGGCTAATTCAAAGTTTAGAAGCAGGAAAGGATATTAAGTTCCTATACTTTTGGGGCCATCGGCCAAGCAAGAATGGTCAAATTACCTCTTCCTGCTTTAGCCAGTGGTGGGAAGCTCCTTTTGTAGTAGCTAATACTACTTACAAAACAGCCGAACATTGGATGATGGCTCAGAAGGCACTTTTGTTTGGTGACGAACAAATTCACGATAAGATAGTTCAGAGTAAATCACCAGGCGAGGCCAAAGCGCTCGGAAGAAAAGTTAAAAACTTTGATCAGGCAATCTGGGAGAAGGAGCGGTACCCGATAGTAGTGAACGGAAATCTGGCCAAGTTTCAGCAACATCCGGACTTAAAGGCGTTTTTATTGAACACGAAGGAAAGAGTGTTAGTAGAAGCGAGCCCAGTCGACAGCATTTGGGGGATAGGGCTTGCCGCCGATGATGAAAGAGCCAGCAAGCCCGAAAAGTGGGAGGGCCTTAATTTACTTGGGTTTGCGTTGATGGAAACAAGAGACATCTTAAGAAATCCTTAA